CCCATCAGTCGGTGGCGGCGAAGAGGTGGTAGCCGTCGCTCGTGGCGCGGTACTGGAAGCCGCGTGCGCGGCCCAGGTCGTCGAGCACGGCCGTGAGCGAGCCGGGCGCGGGCTGGTAGTAGAACAGCGGCGTTTCCGTGGCCACGTTCGGATCGAGGCGGAGCGCGGTTGCATAGCGCCGCTCCAGCTCGGACGCGACGGCGGTGAGCGGGACGCCTCGGAAGGCGAGGCCAGCACGGCGCCAGGCTGTCGCCTGCTCCACCGAGGCGACCTCGGTCTGCACGACGGCACTGCCGCGCCCCACCACCGCTTCGTCGCCCACGGTCAACCGGATGCCATCGGAGGAGGTGGCGTCGGGCGCTGGCGAGGTCGGGGCCACGCTTACGATGCCCTCCTCGACGCTTACCGTGGTCTGTGCGTTCGCTTCAGTGGGCCAGGCGCGCACATTGAACTGCGTGCCTACAACCTCAACCCGGGCGCTGAACGTCTCCACGACGAAGGGACGCCCGTCGGCAGTCGCGGCGTCCGCCACGTCGAAGAAGGCCTCGCCCCGGAGTCGGACGGTGCGGGTGGGAGCCGCCAGGAAGGGGAGGCGGTCGAAGCCGCGGGTGTGCGTCACTTGAGCGCCGCTGTTGAGATGTACCGTCGAGCCGTCGGGCAGCGTGACGGTGTGCTGAGCGCCGAAAGGCGCCACATGCGTGATGGGGCGGGGCCACACGAGCGCGAGCGCCGCGAGCAGGGCTACGGCGGGAACGCCAAGCGCCATGGGCCAACGCGCACGGCGGCGGCGCGCAGACGGGAGAGAGCGTCGAACCGGAGCGGGCTGGGGGGCGGTGTCGCTGGGCAGCGCGAGGCGCCCGGCAAGCGCGTTCCAGGCCGCGTCTGTGTCCGCGGAGGGCGTGTCGCTGGAGGCCCCATTGAGGAGGTCCCAGGTACGGTCCAACGCGGCCTGTTCGTCAGGCGACACGTCGGTCAGGTCGGGGCGGTGCGCGGCGGTTGGGTCGAGGCGGCGCACCGGCGGGGTGGGGCGCGTCATCGGTTCAGGAGATTGGGTGCGAAGTGGTGGAGGCGGTCGCGCAGCGTGCGGAGCGCCTGTACGAGATGGTTGTTGACGGTGCGGGGCGAGACGCCCATCACGTCGGCTATTTCGGCGTGCGAGAGGCCGTCGAAGCGGCTGAGGGTGAGGGCCTCGCGCTGGCGGTCGGGGAGGTCTGCGATCCACGCCTGAAGGCGAGCGTCCAAGGCTTTGGCCTCGGCCTCGGCATCGGGGAGCGGAGATGCGCTCACGCCTGTGGCAAGCGGGGTCCCGGCGGTGTGCTCGGCGAGAAGGTCCGCGCGGGTGCGGCGGTCACGAGCTCGGTTGTACGCGAGGTTGCGCACGGTGCGGTAGACAAGGGCCTTGATCGAGCGAGTCGGGTCGAGGTCGGCGCGGCGTTCCCAGAGTCGGGCGTAGGCCTCCTGCACGAGGTCGGCGGCCACAGCCGAGTCGCGCACAAGGGAGTCAGCGAAGCGGGTGAGGCCGCCGTGGGTCGCGCGAAAGAACGCCTCGAAGGCACGCGGGTCCGCCCTGCGGATAGCCACGCACCAGGTGGCGAGCTGCAGGTCCGGCCCGGACGCTTCGTGCGTCGCAGAGTCCGAACGCGACGCTTCGGCCGAGTTGGGGGACGAAGATGAGCGAGAGCCCGACGAGGACGAACCGCGACGGCGAGAGGACATGGGGAGACGCGCTGGGTCGAAGTGGGGGAGCGGCCCGGCATACCCACGCACAGCCGTCCCTGGGGGCGGCATTGGCGCAACGGCAAGAGCGGAGACGGAGGTAGACACGGGCCAGGGCAAGATCGAGACACGCAGGGTGGGCATGGGGCTGGATGCGCCCATCGGATCGTTGTACCCTTGGAGTTCACCGGATGACTAGGTAAGGGTTTCCGCTAGAGACACATCGGGTCAGCGGAGCGCACCCTGGCGAGGAACCCAACCTGGGAAGTGCTCCGTTCCCCAACCGATGTCTTCCCCCCCTCGCACGATTCCCCCCCTTGGCGATGCCGCCCCCCGACGCGGCAACGCGTACTCGCGGGCCTTCGGGCGGTTCGTGCTGGCCGTCTGCGGCCGGTGGCGCATCGTGGGCGAGCTGCCCAACGAGCCGCGCTTCGTGCTGGTAGTGGCGCCCCACACCTCCAACTGGGACGGGCTGATCGGCCTAGCCGCGGCGGTCGCCATCGGGGTGCGCGTGCGGTTCCTGGCGAAGCACACGCTGTTTCGCGGCCCGCTCGGGTGGCTCCTGCGCCTGCTCGAAGGCATCCCCGTCCGGCGAGGGCGCAGCGGCCACCTCGTCGAAGACGTCGTGGACCTGTTCGAGCGCGAGGAGTTCGTGCTCGCCATCACGCCCGAGGGGACCCGCAAGCACGTCGACCGCTGGCGCACGGGCTTCTACCACATCGCCCACCGGGCGCAGGTGCCGCTCTTCATGATCGCGCTCGACTATCCGACGCGCGAAGTGCGGCTGGGCCCGCTCCTCCGCACCAACGGCGACATGAGAGCGCAGGTCGAACTCATGCGCGATTACTTCGCCACCATCGATGGCAAAAACCCCGAATACGCCTAATGAGCACGCACGCACCCCCCGCTGCCGCCCACACCGCAACCCGCACCGAGCGCTACGCCGAGGTCGCCGCCCGCATCGACGCGCTGCTCGACGGCGAGACGGACTGGACGGCGGCCATGGCGACGGTCGCCTGCGAACTGCACCACGCCTTCGACCACTACCACTGGACCGGCTTCTACCGCGCCGTGTCCGACGACCTACTCACCATCGGGCCGTACCAGGGCGGCCACGGCTGCCTGCGTATCCCGTTCGACCAGGGCGTCTGCGGCGCAGCGGCGCGCACCCAGACCACGCAACTCGTCCCCGATGTGGAGGCGTTCCCCGGCCACATCGCCTGCTCGTCGTCGACGCGCTCGGAGGTCGTTGTGCCGGTGCTCACCCCTGAGGGCACGCTCCTCGCCGTGCTCGATGTCGACTCGGACGACCCCGATGCGTTCACCGCGGCCGAGGACCAGGCCGAGCTGGAGACGCTCTGTGCCCGCCTCGGTGCCCAGTTCGCCCATACGGCGCAGCGCTAGCCGGGACGACGGTGCTTGCTTGGTCGTGCTTGCTTGGTAGAGTCCAAGCAGACGCCTACTTTGGAGGCACCACCGGCCTCACACCACCAACCCTACGCAGTCATGGGCGGCTTGCTTTTCTGGATCATCGTCGGCCTGGTTGCAGGCTTCATCGCGGAGAAGGTGATGAAGCGCTCGATGGGCCTGCTTGGCAACCTCGGCGTTGGCCTCCTCGGCGCCATCCTCGGCGGGTTCGTGTTCGACCTGATCGGCATCGGCGACGACGGCGGACTGATCTTCAGCATCCTCGTTGCCACCGTTGGCGCGATCCTGCTGCTCTTCATCGTCAACAAGGTGCGCGGTCGGTGAACGCCGCGCTGGGCGTCGTTCAGGAGCCGTAGACCTTGGCCGGGTCGAAGAGCAACTCGCCGCGCTCGACGAGACCGTCGTTGGTGGCTTCCAAGTAGAAGCACGTGCGGCGCCCTGTGTGGCACGCAGCCCCGCCAATCTGCTCGATCTTGAAGAGGATGGCGTCCCCGTCGCAATCGACGTGCACACTCACGACGCGCTGCGTGTTGCCCGACGACTCGCCCTTGCGCCACACCTTCTGGCGTGAGCGGCTCCAGTAGACCATCGTGCCGGTCTCCAGCGTCTCGCGCAGCGTGTCGGCGTTCATGTAGGCGAGCATCAGCACGTCGCCTGTGGCATAGTCCTGCGCGATGGCGGTCACAAGGCCGTCGGCGTTGTACGTTGCGGCGTCAAGGACGGGCTGCGGGTCGGCGAGCTTTAGGGGCGTGAAGTCTGACACGGGAGCGGGGTGTTGACGGGAGAACGGGAGAACGGGAGCGGGCGCAAATGGCGAGTCCGGGAGGCAAGTTTCGAAGGCAGAGGCGTCCCCACAGAAAAATCGCGGGAGCCCCGTGCTATGTCGGCCGCTGGAAGCTGTGCAGGTCGCCGGCTCGACTGGAAGACCGCGCTGTGGAAGGACGAGACGGGGGGCGGTACGAAAGGGCATGCGGTGGGTCCTCTGACAGGTCTGTCTACCCGTTTCGAAAGGGGCCCAGTCCTAAAATGGGACGGTAGTTGCTAGAGAGCAATAGAACCAGGTATTACCGCATTCCGATTCCACAACCGGGTCCCATAGTGAGATGCGGCGCCAGAGGAACGCTGTTCTCGGAGGCATAGGGCCCTCGTCAAGTTCCACGCCCTGCGTCTCTCCGCCGACGGCCCCATGACTCAGACCTTCTACTCCCTGATTGCCGTGTTCATGTTCACCATGGTGGGGCTCACCATGCACCGCCACGTCAACAACACCGAACGCAACGCCATTGCCCGCGAGATCGAAAGCGTGGGCCTCAACGTGGCGCTCTACTGGGCCAACCAGGTCAAGAACTACGCCTTCGACGAGGCCGACGTGGGTGTGCTCGGGATGCGCTCCGAAAGCGATGTGGCTGGCCTAGCCGCGCCAGCGGGCCTCGGCCCTGAAGCCGGGGAAACCAGCCCCGACACCTTCGACGACATCGACGACTTCAACGGATACAGCATCACGGTGAGCCAGCCCATCGCGGAGGGCACGCAGGACTACACCGTGTCCTTCGCGGTGCGCTACGTCAGTCCGCTCGACTTCGAAATCGATAGTGCAAGCGAGACCACGGCCAAGAGCGTCTCGGTGGTGACCCGGGCCGTTGAGGTGGCCTCGGACCGCCCGCCGATGGAGATCACGTTGGACGTCCCCCTCACGCCTGCCAAGCTCTTCCTCCACCAGTAGGCCGCCCGCTTCTCCGCCGACCCGCCCGCCTGACCCGCTGCCCCAACGTACCCGTTCATGCACGTCCTCCTCGACCATCTCTCGGCCATCATTGTTGGCACGGTGCTGTTGTTGGCGCTGCTCGTGTTCCAGATGCGCGAGCGCCTCAACAGCGTCGACGAAGCCATGCGTTACGAACTTCAGACGCGGGGCGAGGCCGTGATGACCAGCCTCGGCCAGGATCTCAACAACCTCGTCACCGAGGGCGATGCGGGAGATATGGGCCTGGCCC
This sequence is a window from Bacteroidota bacterium. Protein-coding genes within it:
- a CDS encoding sigma-70 family RNA polymerase sigma factor, which translates into the protein MAIRRADPRAFEAFFRATHGGLTRFADSLVRDSAVAADLVQEAYARLWERRADLDPTRSIKALVYRTVRNLAYNRARDRRTRADLLAEHTAGTPLATGVSASPLPDAEAEAKALDARLQAWIADLPDRQREALTLSRFDGLSHAEIADVMGVSPRTVNNHLVQALRTLRDRLHHFAPNLLNR
- a CDS encoding GlsB/YeaQ/YmgE family stress response membrane protein, which codes for MGGLLFWIIVGLVAGFIAEKVMKRSMGLLGNLGVGLLGAILGGFVFDLIGIGDDGGLIFSILVATVGAILLLFIVNKVRGR
- a CDS encoding FecR domain-containing protein, encoding MTRPTPPVRRLDPTAAHRPDLTDVSPDEQAALDRTWDLLNGASSDTPSADTDAAWNALAGRLALPSDTAPQPAPVRRSLPSARRRRARWPMALGVPAVALLAALALVWPRPITHVAPFGAQHTVTLPDGSTVHLNSGAQVTHTRGFDRLPFLAAPTRTVRLRGEAFFDVADAATADGRPFVVETFSARVEVVGTQFNVRAWPTEANAQTTVSVEEGIVSVAPTSPAPDATSSDGIRLTVGDEAVVGRGSAVVQTEVASVEQATAWRRAGLAFRGVPLTAVASELERRYATALRLDPNVATETPLFYYQPAPGSLTAVLDDLGRARGFQYRATSDGYHLFAATD
- the hisI gene encoding phosphoribosyl-AMP cyclohydrolase, with protein sequence MSDFTPLKLADPQPVLDAATYNADGLVTAIAQDYATGDVLMLAYMNADTLRETLETGTMVYWSRSRQKVWRKGESSGNTQRVVSVHVDCDGDAILFKIEQIGGAACHTGRRTCFYLEATNDGLVERGELLFDPAKVYGS
- a CDS encoding lysophospholipid acyltransferase family protein, which codes for MSSPPRTIPPLGDAAPRRGNAYSRAFGRFVLAVCGRWRIVGELPNEPRFVLVVAPHTSNWDGLIGLAAAVAIGVRVRFLAKHTLFRGPLGWLLRLLEGIPVRRGRSGHLVEDVVDLFEREEFVLAITPEGTRKHVDRWRTGFYHIAHRAQVPLFMIALDYPTREVRLGPLLRTNGDMRAQVELMRDYFATIDGKNPEYA
- a CDS encoding GAF domain-containing protein translates to MSTHAPPAAAHTATRTERYAEVAARIDALLDGETDWTAAMATVACELHHAFDHYHWTGFYRAVSDDLLTIGPYQGGHGCLRIPFDQGVCGAAARTQTTQLVPDVEAFPGHIACSSSTRSEVVVPVLTPEGTLLAVLDVDSDDPDAFTAAEDQAELETLCARLGAQFAHTAQR